The Tolypothrix sp. PCC 7712 region TTTTGTCAAATTTGCTGTAACTCCACAAAAATTGCAAATTCCTCACACGGGAAAATGGTTACCTAATTGGAAATCTCATACTGGCAGTTTTGAACTAATCTTTAATAATCTCAGCAATTTACAGCAATCAGTATATATTCAAGTTCAAGGACAAAACACTCGCAGATTTAGCTTTCAACTATTGCCAGAAACTTTAGCTCTAACAATCCAGCAAATCACCACAGCGTTATTAGAAATTAAAGCGAAACGCCCTTGGATAGGATGGTCAAAAAGATTAAAATTTACAGTTAGAAGCCGCTTATTAAATCAGCGCTTGCAGGATATAGAACCTACTAGCCAGGATTTAGAGTTGCTGATTTTACCTATCATTCCTATATGGTTACAACTAGTTTCGCTGGCTGTAATATTAGGATTGTTATCTGCACTTTTATCATTAATATTAAATACAGAAACACCTGCACATACAGAAATGGTGAATGCAGTGCGTTTAAACAATAATGCTGACTTAGTTGTTAGTGGTGCTGAGGATGGCACAATTAAATTTTGGCGGGTTGATGGTGAGAGTTTACATCAACTCAATCAGCCAGAATCAGAAGATAATAGCGAACCTGTATTAGCGTTAGAATTCGCTTCTCCAGAAAATCAGTTAGTTGCGGCTGGATTAGATAACGGAGTAACTCAACTGTGGAATATCAAACAGCGTCAAAAAATCAATGAATTGTCAATTCAGGAAATAGTTGACAATAAAGATAGAGTTTTTACTTTAGCATTTACGAAGGATAATCATTATTTAATAGCTGGGCATGGCAGTGGTAATATAGTTATCTGGGTAAACAACTCTGCAAAAGACACATGGCAACTACAACCAGAAAGAGTTATTAGCTTAGGTGGCGATTATGAAGCTTGGTCAATGGCCTTAAGTGAGGATGAAAATACTCTGGCTATTACTGGGAATAAAAAGTTATTGACTTTACTGGATTTCAAGAAAATTAATCGTCAGCCGCAAAGTCGGACATCTTTAACTAAAGAATATTTAACTCAATTAGATATTATTAAAGCGGAATTTTCTATCCAAGCTACAAACAGCGTATTAAGAAATAATGACCGAATTTTGAACCTCAATTTTTTACCAGGTTCTTCGCAACTGTTAGCAACGGCTGATTCTGATGGCTTTGTAACTATATTAGATTATCAATGTCAAAGCCAAACTGCTGCAAATAAATCAGAACAGTCAATTAATCAAAACTGTATAATAGACCAATGGGCAGCAACAGCAAAAAGACCGATACGTGGTTTATTATTTCGTGAAGGTGGTACTCTTGCAGGGCCATTAGGCACTCGCCAACTGGTAATTAGCGATGACGAACGAGTCACAGTTTGGCAACTCACACCATCAGGAAAGCGAGAGAACACCACGCTTCCAGGTAAAGAAATTTTCACTAGTCACAACGCGATTAACAGCATTGATATTAATAGTCAGGGAACAAAAATTGTCAGTGGCGGAGAAGAATGTCACCAACAAGGCTATGACATGAAACATTGTTGGGGTTGGGTAACTTTGCGCCGCTTGCAAGGAAAATAGGAAATAAGGGCAATCTTTGTCAATCATGGGGGAAGTAAAAATGGCCAGCATACCCACTGAAATTAATATTGATGCCTATTTTCAGCGGATTGGCTATGAAGGCGATCGCACTCCCACATTTAAGACTTTACAGGCAATTCACTTACATCATACAAAAGCGATCGCCTTTGAAAACCTCAATTCGTTTCTCAAACAGCCTGTACTTCTGGATATAGCATCCCTACAGCAAAAGCTAATCCACGAAAATCGCGGTGGCTATTGTTTCGAGCAAAATTTATTACTGCGCTCAGTTTTAATATCTCTCGGCTTTCAGGTAAAGAATTTAGCAGCAAGAGTGATTTGGAACCTTCCAGAAGGGACTATCACACCTCGCAGTCATATGTTGCTTTTAGTAACTATTGATACTGAGCAATATATTGTAGATGTGGGATTTGGAGGGTTAACGCTCACTGTACCGCTGTCTTTTACACCAGATATTGAGCAGAGTACAACACATGAACCGTTTCGATTACTCATGGTTGACCAAACTTATACCATGCAAGCATACATCAATCAGGAGTGGACATCACTGTACCGTTTCGATTTGCAAGAGCAACACCTACCCGATTATCAGGTAAGTAATTGGTATGTTTCCACACACCCCAATTCCATCTTTGTTACAGGACTAATTGCAGCTAGGCCTGATGTAGATTGTCGTTATGCACTGCGAAACCACCAACTAACAATACATTATTTAGATGGTCGCAAAAAACAGCGTCTACTGACTACTGTAAAAGACTTGCGTACTGTTCTGGAAGATATATTTCTTTTACAGTTACCTGCGATCGCAGGTATTGACGATGCTTTACAACGACTAACAGAGCAACCCAATTGATGCCTGTTATTCACCTCGTAAATTAACAAAACGCTGATGCTGTCTTCATGTTGAATTTGTAGCAGAGGTACTAGTCCTTAGTTGAAACGTTGCTTTTAATTAAACGATGAAGCAGACGGCAAGGCCAAATGCAGGCCCCACAAAGACTGATTGAGGCAATGGCAGCAAAGATACGCCATTTCTCCTGAAGGGGATTAGTAGACTCTGATAGTTGCTGTTCCCTATCTTTGGTTAGTTCCGCCAAAGAATCAGATAGCTCGCCAGCAGTACTTACCCCTTCAATTACCGCTCCCATTAGATAAGCTACAAGGGCAATACTTAGCCAGTGATTTATCATATTGTCTGGGTGAACTTTTGTATTATTGATTGTCTTGTCCTAAAGATATCCTGCCTTCAGCAGTGTCTCGAATTAAAGGCAGTTTAGATTTTATGTAATTATCCAGGCTATTATCTGCCTGTTCATCAATTTCCTGTTTAGCTTTTAATTGTTGAAGCAGCAATTGTACTAGAGCCACATCATCAAACTGCAGTAAGGTGTTGACATTAGTAGACTCAATTACAGCCCAAAGTTGTCGCATCATTTTGGCAGTGATCATGAGTCTCTAACCTCTTAAGCTTTTCTTTATATTTACACAGTTTTCTTGTTTGTGCCTAATTTTTGTGGAAGAATTAATCAATCAACAAAATTACAACTAAATAAAGCAATTCAGTAGCTGGAAAATATTTACAGTCCTTGCGAATGAAGCGTACTCCTATGGGTTATCCGTACTCCTGTGGAGAAGCAAGCTACCCGTAGCGTTCCTTAGGGAAAAAGTACACTTTGCTCGTAATGAAATACTGTAATTAATTCTGTCCAAGTACTTATACCAGTCTGAAAAAACAATGCCACAAATACATGAGCTATGGACGCAAAGCTTTGCACCCATACACATGATTGATATGTAGCAAGATTTTTTCAATTGGTATTACCAGTCAGAGCCATATCCAAAACATAAAAGTTGGTTATAACTCTGGCTGCTTGGGTGAGTTAGAAGCGACGCTGCTGAAATGCTAATCAACTTTCACATCTAACAAACCCAAACAAGATGGTTAAAAATTTTTCTAGTAATTCACAATTTTTTACCGATAAATCTAGTCTGAGCAGCCGGATCGTAGAACCAAATTCTAAGTTTTACTCTATCTTCTCTAAACAAGAAGTTTTAGAGTTAATTCAGGCATTAGAGATTAGAAGAGAAATCCCTTTAAAGTATTCCTATAAAGGTAGAGGTGCAAAAATTTGGAATAATTATTATCAAAAATATATTACTCCTCAATGGTATCGCACCTCCAATGTAGAAATTGATTTATTAAATAAAAACTTTGAGTATGTTAATGGTAGTTATCAACATTGTACTCAAGTCAATATTATAGATGTTGGCGCAGGTAATTCTTACCCTGCCAAAAAATTAATTTCTCGGCTTGCTAAATTAAATAAAATTAATCAATATATTGCTTTGGATATTAGTAGTGAACTTTTAGAAGTATCAAAAGCCAACTTTACTAAATGGTTTCCTTTCATCAAATTTGACAGTGCCACAGTTGATATAGAAACTAGTGCCATTCCTCTAGAACTTTGCCAAAGCTCAACTTCTCAGGAAGATATAGCCAATATATTTTTACATCTAGGTGTGACTATCGGCAATCATCAAGATAGGATTAGGGCACTACAAAACTTCAGAAAGAGCATGAGTAAAAATGATTTACTTGTGTTCACTAACGAAATTGGCTCTAACTCGCAATGGGATGGTAAAGCTCGAGGAGGGTGTAAATATCATGTGGAAGAGCTATATGCATGGATTAAAAACAAGGTAGGAATTAAGGCAGAAGATTGCGAACTTGTCAGAAAATATGATGTAAAAACAGATAGTGTAACTGCCAATATAAAATTTAATCGCAATTACACTGTAACTTTTAACGAATTGGGCATAGATAAAAATTTTGCAGTTTTCAAAGATGAAGAAATTACAATTTGGCGACATCACAAGTATGAAATGCCTGAACTTATTCAAGAACTAGAAGAGGCTGGATTACAACTAGTTCACTCTAGCTGTAATAAATATTTTTCACATATTATGGTGATTTGTCAGGTTGCTAAGAATTAGAATCTGCATAAATACACGACTTACTCAACTGGCACAGTGATCCTCTGGCATAAGAGTTGCAACAGACGCGATTAATCGCGTCTGTACAAATGTCAAGGGACAAAAATTTAGGTTTTTTGGACTCTTGACATTTGAACGCCAGTTCACTCAACGGAGGGAACCTCCGCACGTGACTGGCTCCCCTAGACAAACCTAAACGAAAAAAAATATGACACTTGGTTAAAGGTTAAAGGTTTGTTATTCCCCTTTTCCCATTCCCTATTACCCTTTTTCCCCTTAACACCAAGTATTGGAGTGTGGATTACCCTACTTTAACTATCGGTACACACACCAAGCTTAATATTGCAAGTTTTGTAACGAAAAAGTTATCTTTATTTATATAAAGTTACTTTACTACCAACAGAGGTTTGAGATGACTATCTTAATTGCATTATTGGTTGTGGGTTGGGTAGCAGCTTCGGTTGTAGGCTCTCTAGCTTATTTCTTGGGAGAACAAAGCAAGCCTATCCACGAGCGTAACTGGCGTTCTGATGCCTTTGAAAGATTGTCAAAGTCGATCACAGGTAAAGAAATAGACTATAGTGAACGCACTCCTGCCTATGCAATGGATGCCTATGCTAGCCGCAATCTGCCTTTATAAAAATTAAGGTGGCTCGCCAGAATGTTAAAAAACACAAGCCCCAGTACCTATAAGCGGGGCTTTGCTTTACAAAAACTTCAATTAATTGACGTTATATGAAGAATATGTTAAATATATTAATATAAGCTTACAAAGCTAAGAAATCTAAATATTTGAACAACGACAACTAGGAAGAAAATCTGACATTTGGGTAATTTTAGGTTTTTCTTCATCAACCTCGGCACGTGCAGCCGAGGTTTTATTTTGGCTGTTGGGGATTGGGGATTAGGGATTGGGGATTGGGGATTGGGTAATGGGGAAAGGGGAAGGGGAAAAGGGAGATGAGAGAGAAATCTTTTAACTCAGCATTCAGCACTAAAAAAACTATCTGCCTGTTAGGTCAATGCTAGTAAAGGGCAATATAAACCCATAACCAGTAATTTGACTTGTATTGCTCTATGAGGAGTTTCTTTGATGATTCTGCAATTGATTCGTCAATTCAGCCATCTAAACGACATATTTTTATCAAAAACTCACGCAATGTGATGGAAGTGCTAGTGGTAGCAGAGGTTGAGACTCAAATTCAAGCTTTACCTGCTAAAACTGCTAGATATATCAACCCATCTGAGGTGACAGCTTATGCATTAAATCGTTTGCCTGCATTTTATGCCACTAGCAAGAGAGGTTGGCAAAGGCAATTACATCGCGGCAAAACAGAATTTCATCAGAAGATTTCCACGGCTGTACGTCAGGGAATTATCGCTGTACAACAAGATCCTCTACGTGCAGAGGATTTTCTGGATTTTCAAGAAGAAAATCCAGCACAGGCTACTTTACAAGCACTGCAAGTTTTGCTTCAAGAACCAGATTTATCTTGGGATAACTTAGCTGATGTAGTTGAAAAAACATTAATGAATACATTGCGAGGTAAGATTACCTGGCGTAAACCTGCTGGTTTAGATAATGAAATCTTTGATTGGGAAAAACATCCGCATAATCAAAGAGGATAATAAAAATCAAAGAATGCGGTAAATAGATGAGTAGGGGTGCAAAACTTTGCACCCTTAAATATCAGTAATATCTAGCTAAGAGGTTGTGAATTTGGATTACAGCAATTTTGATAATTAAGCTCTTCTACATTTAAATGGCATAATTTTGGCTGGCTAGATGTCCAATACCACAAACTGAAAAGACATCTTAAATATGCAAAATAGAAGTGGTTTCAATACTGCTCGTTTAAGGATTTTAAACTCTTAATTTGGTTTGGGTAAAAGGCTTCCCTGCGGGACGCTGTTCGCGAACGCCGTGAGCGTCAGCCAAACGGTTAAAGGTTTTTATTGCCCCTTTTGACCTTAACCGACAAGGATTGGCAGTGGTTTAGCTGATTAACCCAAAAATGTGCTTATTAAAGGCTAAAATCATCAGGGGAAATTTATGCACATTAATATATATTTATTGCTTGGTCATAAATATTGGAAAAAATTACATAATCGTGTAATTGTCATCATCCTTGGTATATTGTTAGGGCTATTGTTAACTCTATTACCTGTTGCTGCTCATAATTATTCACAGCCATTGATAGGGCAAAGATTATCAAATGTAGTACAACAAGAACAACAAGGTAGACAATATTACGAAGCTGGGCAGTTTGGGGAAGCCATCAAAATTTGGCAGCAAGTTTTACAAATCTACCAGGCGCAAAAAGATGAACTAAACCAAGCTAGAGTTCTCAATAACCTCTCATTGAGTTATCAACAATTAGGGCAGTGGTTGGAAGCTAAACAAGCAATTTCTAGTAGCCTGAAATTGTTAGATGTAAAAAGCGATCGCACTAAAGAAAATTTAAATGTCCTCGCTCAAGCTTTAAATACTCAAGGAAGTTTAGAGTTAGCAATTGGCAAGTCCGAAACGGCGCTAGCAACTTGGCAACAAGCAACTGCTACCTATACCAAGGCAGATAATGAGATAGGAGTAATTCGGAGTTTAATTAACCAATCTCAAGCTTTGAAGAATTTAGGCTTATATCGTCGCGCCTTATCAATCCTGACTCAAGTAAACGACATCCTCCAGAAGCAACCTGATTCTGCAATCAAAACGGCTGGATTACGTAGCTTGGGTTCTAGCCTACGTTTAGTCGGGAATTTGACACAAGCACAGCAGGTTTTACAACAAAGCCTAGCGATCGCAAAAAAATTACAGTCTCCTTTAGATATTAGTGCGGCGTTAATCGATTTGGGAAATGTTGCCCGGGCAAACCAAGATGCCGACTCAGCTTTGGGTTTCTATCAACAGGCGAGTGCGATCGCACCCTCGCCAATTCTCAAAATGCGATCGCAGTTGAATCAACTGAGCATTTTAATTGAGCAGAAAAAATGGACTTTGGCTCAAACTCTCTGGAGTCAAATTCAACCACAACTAGCTAATTTACCTCCCAGTCGTGCGTCGATTTATGCTCAACTGAACTTAGCCCAGAGTTTAATTCGCCTCCAACAGGCAGATCTTCCAGATGCTCCCACAATGGAAAGCATTGGTAAATTGCTGGCAAATAATCTGCAACAAGCAAAAACTTTGGGAGATAAACAAGCAGAAGCTTACGTATTAGGTAAACTGGGTAGACTTTACGAACAAACTCAGCAATGGCAAATTGCTCAAGAACTTACCCAACAAGCACTTGTACTCGCCCAAGCTATTAATACACCAGAAATTGCCTACCGTTGGCAATGGCAATTAGGGCGACTTTTGAAAAAACAAGGAGATGAAACTGGAGCGATCGCAGCCTACACTGAGGCTGTAAATACTCTCCACTCTTTACGAACCGATTTGGTGGCGATTGATCCAGATGTGCAATTTAGTTTTCGGGAAAGTGTAGAGCCAGTCTACCGAGAACTAGTCAGCTTACTTCTCAAACCAGGAAACTCTCAATCTAGTCAAAACACTCTCATTCCAGCTCGTCAATTGATTGAGTCTTTACACTCTCAACCTAGTCAAAAAGATATCATTCAAGCGCGTCAAGTGATTGAGTCTTTACAGTTGGCAGAACTCGATGACTTTCTGCGCGAAGCTTGTTTAGATAAAAAATACGCTCAAATCGATCAGTTAGATCCCCAAGCTGCAATCATCTATCCGATTATTTTGGCAGATAGATTAGAAGTGATTCTCAGCTTGCCAAAACAGCCACTACAAAACTATGCCACTGTTTTGCCGGAGGAGGAGCTGGAAACTATTGTAGAAAAATTCCGGAAAAAATTAGTTATTCGTTCTAAGCAAGACTTTCTACCATTATCTAAACAACTATATGATTGGTTGATTCGTCCAGTAGAAGCCGAACTAGTCAAAAGCGGCATTAAAACTTTAGTTTTTGTTCCAGATGGTGTTTTCCGAAATGTACCCTTAGCTGCTTTGCATGACGGGAAGCAATTTGTTATTGAAAAATATAGTGTTGCTTTAACACCAAGTTTACAATTACTACCTCCCAAGCGGTTGCAAAAGCGCAACTTTAAAGTACTGGGTGCTGGATTAACTGAGGCTAGACAAGGCTTTTCTCCCTTAGAGTATGTGGAAGAAGAATTAAAGAAAATCAAATCCGAAGTACCCAGCACAGTGCTGTTAAATGAGGAGTTCACTAGCAAAAATCTCAAAACCTATTTAAAATCCACTTTCTTTCCCATTGTTCATATTGCCACCCACGGTAAATTTAGCTCAAAGGCAATAGAAACCTTTATTTTGGCTTGGGATGAACAAATCAAAATTAATGAATTAGATAATTTACTCCAGATACCCGAACAGCAAAAGCAAGAATCTGTAGAACTGTTGGTTCTCAGTGCTTGCGAAACCGCAACAGGCGATAAGCGTGCAGCATTAGGTTTAGCAGGAATAGCAGTTAGAGCCGGAGCTAACAGCACTTTAGCAACATTATGGGCTGTTAACGATGAAGCCACAGCCAATTTAATGCGTTATTTCTACAAGTATCTGAGCAACACCCAAGAAGGGAAAGCCGAAGCCTTACGTCGTTCTCAGCTAGCCCTTTTAAAAGATCCGCAATATGAGCATCCAGTCTATTGGGCACCGTATATTTTAGTAGGTAACTGGCTTTAGGGTTGAGGGGGAAGGGGGAAGGGGAAAAGGGGGAAAGGGGAAAAAATAACAAACACCAATTACCAATTACCAATTACCAATTACCCATTACCATTCCCCATTCCCCATTCCCCAATGCCCCATGCCCCATGCCCAATGCCCTAAAATAATAAACAGCATTTAGTTTGGCATCTATCTGCCGTTTTTATACCAATGACTGAGCAACGTGATGCTGATTCATTGTCAGCAGATTCTCAGCAGTTAAGTGAAAGCAATAGCACAGAGTCGCAAAATCTACCTACGGCGCAACCTGCTGATGATTCGTGGAAAAACCGGATTACTGATGTTTGGCGCAAAGCAACACCGCGCCTAGATAAGCTATTACCTGTAGATGATTTAGCACAGAAAGTTGTGCAATGGTTTAGTGTTAGCGAAACCCAAATTGCTGAAATTTTGGAGACAGTTCGCGCTGAACTGCCAACTACGGAAGCTTTGTTAATTGGTAAACCCCAAGCTGGTAAAAGTTCGATAGTGCGGGGTTTGACAGGGGTTTCTGCGGAAATCGTTGGGCAAGGATTTCGCCCCCACACCCAACATACAGAGCGTTACGCCTATCCTTCCGATGATTTACCATTGCTAGTTTTCACGGATACGGTAGGGCTGGGAGATGTCACACAAGATACTCAAGCAATTATTCGCGAATTGATTGGCGATTTAGAACAATCCAGCCGCAGCGCCAGAGTTTTGATTCTGACGGTGAAAATTAACGATTTTGCTACGGATACATTACGTCAAATTGCCCAAGATTTGCGTCAGCAGTATCCAGATATTCCTTGTTTGTTAGCGGTTACCTGCTTACATGAGGTTTATCCGCCGGAAATCGCCGATCATCCAGATTACCCGCCAAACTATGAGGAAATTAATCGCGCCTTTGCAGCCATTCAAGAGGATTTTGCGAAAGTCTGTGACAGATCTGTCCTTATAGACTTTACTTTAGAAGAAGACGGTTACAACCCTGTATTCTATGGCTTAGAAGCTTTGCGAGATAACTTAGCCGAACTACTTCCCGAAGCCGAAGCCAAAGCAATTTATCAATTATTGGATCGAGAAGAGGCTGGTAAGCAACTAGGAAATCTTTACCGTGATACAGGACGACGTTACATTTTACCCTTTGCAATTATGGCAGCAACACTTGCAGCCGTACCACTACCATTTGCAACTATGCCCGTGCTGACTGCGTTACAAGTATCTATGGTAACTGCTTTAGGTAACTTATACGGGCAAACTTTAACCCCATCTCAAGCAGGGGGAGTTGTAAGTGCGATCGCAGGAGGTTTTCTCGCCCAAGCCATAGCCAGAGAACTGATCAAATTTATTCCCGGTTTCGGTAGCGTGATTGCTGCATCCTGGGCTGCTGCATACACTTGGTCACTTGGCGAAACAGCCTGTGTATACTTTGGTGACTTAATGGGTGGTAAAAAACCCGATCCAAAGAAGATTCAATCTGTAATGCAAGAAGCTTTCAAAGCAGCACAAGAAAGGTTTAAGGGTATTAAGCGTTAGGGTAGTTGAACAATTTCTCCCTTGAAAATCATTTGCCTAACTCATTTTTTTCTGTTTGGAATTACCAAACTGAGGAAATAAACTATAAATCCCACAAATCCTAACTCATTCCACAACCACTGCCTTAGTTGTTTACGATTACGAATGTGCTGGAAGTCCTTTAAATAATTCTCCAGACCTCGCACAGCAATCATTTGTTGTCGTGCAGATAGTAATCGCTGTTCTGAATTATTCATTTCTAATCGAGTATTTCGTATATCTTGAATAAATTTTTTAATTTCCTCCACACCACCAATTGTTTCTATTACTAGGTTTAATTCCTGAATTAAACTTTGAGTATATTGATTTTTTTGATCATATACATCTATGATATTTTTAACCTCAATCAATTTATTATCTATATTTTTATGAGATTCTTCGATTATTTGTTTTATTTTATTAACTTCTTGAAGTATATTCTGTGATTCTTGAAGATATTTTTTAACCTGTAATAATATATAGTTAGACTCTTCAGTAAAAGATTGAATTTCTTGTTTATTATTATTAATTTTATGAATTATTAGTTGTAAATCTCGTATAACATCTTCATTTATACCAAGTTCATGCAGATGATTTGGTATGTCTTGTAAAA contains the following coding sequences:
- a CDS encoding arylamine N-acetyltransferase family protein; protein product: MASIPTEINIDAYFQRIGYEGDRTPTFKTLQAIHLHHTKAIAFENLNSFLKQPVLLDIASLQQKLIHENRGGYCFEQNLLLRSVLISLGFQVKNLAARVIWNLPEGTITPRSHMLLLVTIDTEQYIVDVGFGGLTLTVPLSFTPDIEQSTTHEPFRLLMVDQTYTMQAYINQEWTSLYRFDLQEQHLPDYQVSNWYVSTHPNSIFVTGLIAARPDVDCRYALRNHQLTIHYLDGRKKQRLLTTVKDLRTVLEDIFLLQLPAIAGIDDALQRLTEQPN
- a CDS encoding photosystem II protein, Psb35-related translates to MTILIALLVVGWVAASVVGSLAYFLGEQSKPIHERNWRSDAFERLSKSITGKEIDYSERTPAYAMDAYASRNLPL
- a CDS encoding WD40 repeat domain-containing protein, which produces MEDNWLNLQREAEKRAKYLSINLLSGRKYQVLPNNPIDIKVGVRNSNPKPVEVILRFVGLDASWLKGSRERKLVVPASAQAEIIFQCQPPPVKDAPSEEYPFTIEAITPEGYSLSAQGYIEVLPVGFVKFAVTPQKLQIPHTGKWLPNWKSHTGSFELIFNNLSNLQQSVYIQVQGQNTRRFSFQLLPETLALTIQQITTALLEIKAKRPWIGWSKRLKFTVRSRLLNQRLQDIEPTSQDLELLILPIIPIWLQLVSLAVILGLLSALLSLILNTETPAHTEMVNAVRLNNNADLVVSGAEDGTIKFWRVDGESLHQLNQPESEDNSEPVLALEFASPENQLVAAGLDNGVTQLWNIKQRQKINELSIQEIVDNKDRVFTLAFTKDNHYLIAGHGSGNIVIWVNNSAKDTWQLQPERVISLGGDYEAWSMALSEDENTLAITGNKKLLTLLDFKKINRQPQSRTSLTKEYLTQLDIIKAEFSIQATNSVLRNNDRILNLNFLPGSSQLLATADSDGFVTILDYQCQSQTAANKSEQSINQNCIIDQWAATAKRPIRGLLFREGGTLAGPLGTRQLVISDDERVTVWQLTPSGKRENTTLPGKEIFTSHNAINSIDINSQGTKIVSGGEECHQQGYDMKHCWGWVTLRRLQGK
- a CDS encoding CHAT domain-containing protein, with the protein product MHINIYLLLGHKYWKKLHNRVIVIILGILLGLLLTLLPVAAHNYSQPLIGQRLSNVVQQEQQGRQYYEAGQFGEAIKIWQQVLQIYQAQKDELNQARVLNNLSLSYQQLGQWLEAKQAISSSLKLLDVKSDRTKENLNVLAQALNTQGSLELAIGKSETALATWQQATATYTKADNEIGVIRSLINQSQALKNLGLYRRALSILTQVNDILQKQPDSAIKTAGLRSLGSSLRLVGNLTQAQQVLQQSLAIAKKLQSPLDISAALIDLGNVARANQDADSALGFYQQASAIAPSPILKMRSQLNQLSILIEQKKWTLAQTLWSQIQPQLANLPPSRASIYAQLNLAQSLIRLQQADLPDAPTMESIGKLLANNLQQAKTLGDKQAEAYVLGKLGRLYEQTQQWQIAQELTQQALVLAQAINTPEIAYRWQWQLGRLLKKQGDETGAIAAYTEAVNTLHSLRTDLVAIDPDVQFSFRESVEPVYRELVSLLLKPGNSQSSQNTLIPARQLIESLHSQPSQKDIIQARQVIESLQLAELDDFLREACLDKKYAQIDQLDPQAAIIYPIILADRLEVILSLPKQPLQNYATVLPEEELETIVEKFRKKLVIRSKQDFLPLSKQLYDWLIRPVEAELVKSGIKTLVFVPDGVFRNVPLAALHDGKQFVIEKYSVALTPSLQLLPPKRLQKRNFKVLGAGLTEARQGFSPLEYVEEELKKIKSEVPSTVLLNEEFTSKNLKTYLKSTFFPIVHIATHGKFSSKAIETFILAWDEQIKINELDNLLQIPEQQKQESVELLVLSACETATGDKRAALGLAGIAVRAGANSTLATLWAVNDEATANLMRYFYKYLSNTQEGKAEALRRSQLALLKDPQYEHPVYWAPYILVGNWL
- a CDS encoding L-histidine N(alpha)-methyltransferase, which encodes MVKNFSSNSQFFTDKSSLSSRIVEPNSKFYSIFSKQEVLELIQALEIRREIPLKYSYKGRGAKIWNNYYQKYITPQWYRTSNVEIDLLNKNFEYVNGSYQHCTQVNIIDVGAGNSYPAKKLISRLAKLNKINQYIALDISSELLEVSKANFTKWFPFIKFDSATVDIETSAIPLELCQSSTSQEDIANIFLHLGVTIGNHQDRIRALQNFRKSMSKNDLLVFTNEIGSNSQWDGKARGGCKYHVEELYAWIKNKVGIKAEDCELVRKYDVKTDSVTANIKFNRNYTVTFNELGIDKNFAVFKDEEITIWRHHKYEMPELIQELEEAGLQLVHSSCNKYFSHIMVICQVAKN
- a CDS encoding late competence development ComFB family protein, coding for MRSFFDDSAIDSSIQPSKRHIFIKNSRNVMEVLVVAEVETQIQALPAKTARYINPSEVTAYALNRLPAFYATSKRGWQRQLHRGKTEFHQKISTAVRQGIIAVQQDPLRAEDFLDFQEENPAQATLQALQVLLQEPDLSWDNLADVVEKTLMNTLRGKITWRKPAGLDNEIFDWEKHPHNQRG
- a CDS encoding GTPase family protein codes for the protein MTEQRDADSLSADSQQLSESNSTESQNLPTAQPADDSWKNRITDVWRKATPRLDKLLPVDDLAQKVVQWFSVSETQIAEILETVRAELPTTEALLIGKPQAGKSSIVRGLTGVSAEIVGQGFRPHTQHTERYAYPSDDLPLLVFTDTVGLGDVTQDTQAIIRELIGDLEQSSRSARVLILTVKINDFATDTLRQIAQDLRQQYPDIPCLLAVTCLHEVYPPEIADHPDYPPNYEEINRAFAAIQEDFAKVCDRSVLIDFTLEEDGYNPVFYGLEALRDNLAELLPEAEAKAIYQLLDREEAGKQLGNLYRDTGRRYILPFAIMAATLAAVPLPFATMPVLTALQVSMVTALGNLYGQTLTPSQAGGVVSAIAGGFLAQAIARELIKFIPGFGSVIAASWAAAYTWSLGETACVYFGDLMGGKKPDPKKIQSVMQEAFKAAQERFKGIKR